One genomic segment of Hymenobacter psoromatis includes these proteins:
- a CDS encoding M16 family metallopeptidase has translation MKAIVSTLFGVAAAALLALPPATAQTTVPTSAAPKQTPPVGGPARDFALPPRTDFTLPNGLLARLVPFGDIPKTTILVSIQAGGVHEAASQQGVASLLSRLMQEGTTSRPAATVAEQVARMGGSLNIYAGDDQTQVYADCLSEFAPDLVALLADMVQHPALPAAELPRLKTDFKRQLALRRAQPGSQAQEKLLGAVYAGHPYGRPLPTDAQVDALTLEQVQAFYQSQFGAQRTAIFAAGKFDLVGVRQAIEANWNAWPGGPAPRIEVAKALSKPEVLTQDRPGAPQSTLLLGLPVADPTSPDYTRLRVTNSLLGGSFGSRITRNIREDKGYTYSPYSYIDTNYHSGVWIDAADVTTKDTYNSLKEIMKEIERLQKTPPSAEELRGIQNYEVGLFVLRNASPNGIVGQLSTMHLQGLPDTYLTEQVQRLNAVTPAQVSATTRQYLRPEAMTTVVVGDQKVIAPQLKQYKALQKKAL, from the coding sequence ATGAAAGCGATTGTTTCTACCTTGTTCGGCGTGGCCGCGGCGGCGCTGCTGGCCCTACCCCCCGCCACGGCGCAGACGACCGTGCCAACGTCCGCCGCGCCTAAACAGACGCCGCCGGTTGGTGGCCCGGCCCGCGATTTTGCGCTGCCGCCGCGCACCGATTTTACCTTGCCTAATGGCCTGTTGGCCCGGCTGGTGCCGTTTGGCGATATTCCCAAGACGACGATTCTGGTATCCATTCAGGCGGGCGGCGTGCACGAGGCGGCCAGCCAGCAGGGCGTGGCCAGCCTGCTGAGCCGCCTGATGCAGGAGGGCACTACCAGCCGCCCGGCCGCCACCGTGGCCGAGCAGGTGGCGCGCATGGGCGGCTCGCTGAACATCTACGCTGGCGACGACCAGACGCAGGTGTACGCCGATTGCCTGAGTGAATTCGCGCCCGACCTGGTGGCGCTGCTTGCCGACATGGTGCAGCACCCCGCCCTCCCCGCTGCCGAGCTGCCGCGCCTCAAAACCGACTTCAAGCGCCAGCTGGCTTTGCGGCGCGCCCAGCCTGGCTCGCAGGCCCAGGAGAAGCTGTTGGGGGCCGTGTACGCGGGCCACCCCTACGGCCGGCCCCTACCCACTGATGCCCAGGTAGATGCCTTAACACTAGAACAAGTGCAGGCATTTTACCAAAGCCAGTTTGGGGCGCAGCGCACGGCGATTTTTGCGGCCGGCAAGTTTGATTTAGTAGGCGTGCGGCAGGCCATTGAAGCCAACTGGAATGCCTGGCCCGGCGGGCCGGCCCCGCGCATTGAGGTAGCCAAAGCGCTGAGCAAGCCCGAGGTGCTGACCCAGGACCGGCCCGGCGCACCGCAGTCCACGCTGCTGCTGGGCCTGCCGGTGGCCGACCCCACCAGCCCCGACTACACCCGGCTGCGGGTCACGAACTCGCTGCTCGGCGGCTCGTTTGGCTCGCGCATTACGCGCAATATTCGGGAGGACAAGGGCTACACGTACTCGCCGTACAGCTATATTGATACCAATTACCATTCCGGGGTGTGGATTGACGCGGCTGACGTGACGACCAAGGACACCTACAACTCCTTGAAGGAGATTATGAAGGAGATTGAGCGGCTGCAAAAAACGCCGCCTTCGGCCGAGGAGCTGCGCGGCATTCAGAACTACGAGGTGGGGCTGTTCGTGCTGCGCAACGCCTCGCCCAACGGCATTGTGGGGCAGTTGAGTACCATGCACTTGCAGGGCCTACCCGATACTTACCTCACCGAGCAGGTGCAGCGCCTCAACGCCGTGACGCCCGCGCAGGTGAGTGCTACCACCCGCCAGTACCTCCGCCCCGAGGCTATGACGACGGTCGTGGTGGGCGACCAGAAGGTTATCGCCCCGCAGCTCAAGCAGTACAAAGCCTTGCAGAAGAAAGCGTTGTAG
- a CDS encoding M16 family metallopeptidase, which produces MKHAASHLLPLLVAGLLLGGCGRGTTAATTTAPPPATATAAPTPVPPAPGFSIPVEYYTLPNGLRVVLSPDHTAPTATVAVYYNVGFRNEPRDRTGYAHLFEHLMFQGSQNLGKLEFINLVQSNGGVLNGSTRFDFTNYFETVPANKLETMLWAEADRMRGTALTPASLANQQGVVKSEVRVNVLNQPYGGFPWLDMPQKANKNWNNAHNFYGDLKDLDAATLPDAEKFFKTYYTPSNAALAVVGDFEPADAKAMVEKYFANLPSAPRPAKPDLTEPRQTEEMRFTKDDKLANKPALAFAYHMPDRNTPEYYALILLDQLLLQGKDSRLYQALVQKRGYTDEVSGGINYLGNAFNYSGPMLWMGNLTYDNSVSADSVLGVVDRTIGRLDQQGVSQNDLDLALVKLRSSLYDNLSSGQGRADVLAAFALFDNDPARINTLEAEFRKVTPAIMQQTIRDYLRKTNRTILIINPLAKS; this is translated from the coding sequence ATGAAACACGCTGCTTCTCACTTGCTTCCGTTGCTGGTGGCTGGGCTATTACTGGGTGGGTGCGGGCGGGGCACCACGGCTGCCACTACCACGGCCCCGCCGCCAGCTACCGCAACGGCCGCCCCTACCCCCGTGCCCCCCGCGCCGGGCTTCTCGATTCCGGTGGAGTATTACACCCTGCCCAACGGACTGCGGGTGGTGCTCTCACCCGACCACACCGCGCCTACGGCCACGGTGGCCGTGTACTACAACGTGGGTTTCCGCAACGAGCCGCGCGACCGCACGGGCTACGCGCATCTATTTGAGCACCTGATGTTTCAGGGCTCGCAAAATTTGGGGAAGCTGGAGTTTATCAACCTCGTGCAGAGCAATGGCGGGGTGCTGAACGGCTCGACGCGCTTTGATTTTACCAACTATTTTGAGACGGTGCCAGCCAACAAGCTCGAAACCATGCTCTGGGCTGAGGCCGACCGGATGCGCGGCACGGCCCTCACGCCCGCCAGCCTGGCCAACCAGCAGGGGGTAGTGAAAAGCGAGGTGCGCGTGAACGTGCTCAACCAGCCTTACGGTGGCTTTCCGTGGCTCGATATGCCGCAGAAAGCCAACAAGAACTGGAACAACGCGCACAATTTTTACGGCGATTTAAAAGACCTTGACGCGGCGACGTTGCCCGATGCGGAGAAGTTTTTCAAGACCTACTACACGCCTTCCAACGCGGCGCTGGCCGTGGTGGGCGACTTTGAGCCGGCCGACGCTAAGGCGATGGTAGAGAAGTACTTCGCCAACCTGCCGAGCGCGCCGCGCCCGGCCAAGCCCGACCTGACCGAGCCGCGCCAGACTGAGGAGATGCGCTTTACGAAGGACGACAAGCTGGCCAATAAGCCGGCGCTGGCCTTCGCCTACCACATGCCCGACCGCAACACGCCGGAATACTACGCCCTGATTTTGCTCGACCAGCTGCTGCTGCAAGGCAAGGACAGCCGCCTCTACCAGGCGCTGGTGCAGAAGCGCGGCTACACCGACGAGGTGAGCGGCGGCATCAATTACCTCGGTAACGCCTTCAATTACAGCGGTCCCATGCTGTGGATGGGCAACCTGACCTATGACAACTCGGTGAGCGCCGACTCGGTGCTGGGCGTGGTGGACCGGACCATCGGGCGGCTCGACCAGCAGGGCGTAAGTCAGAATGACCTCGACCTGGCGCTGGTAAAGCTGCGCAGCTCGCTCTACGATAACTTGAGCAGCGGCCAGGGCCGCGCCGATGTACTGGCCGCCTTCGCGCTATTTGATAACGACCCGGCGCGCATCAACACCCTGGAGGCGGAGTTTCGGAAGGTAACGCCGGCTATTATGCAGCAAACCATCCGGGACTATTTGCGCAAGACCAACCGCACCATTCTCATCATCAACCCATTAGCCAAAAGCTAA
- a CDS encoding acetyl-CoA C-acyltransferase, protein MQVKEVVIVAAVRTPIGSFGGALASVSATELGAVALKGALDKAGVAPELVEQVIMGNVISANLGQAPARQAAKKAGLPNTVECTTVNKVCASGSKAIMYAAQAIMLGQAEIILAGGMESMSNVPYYLDKARFGAKYGNGQMIDGLVRDGLWDPYHDYAMGNAADATAAHYGITREEQDAFARQSYERSAAAAQAGKKKEEIVPVTVTVRGKDTVVSDDEEYTKVQFDKMAGLKPAFTKTGTVTAANASTLNDGAAAVLLMSREKADELGLKPMARILGFADAEQAPEWFTTTPALAIPKALKNAGIDAKDVDFYEINEAFSVVSLVNNKLLNLEGSKVNVYGGAVSLGHPLGASGARIVTTLLSVLAQEGGKIGVTGICNGGGGASSIVLEKL, encoded by the coding sequence ATGCAAGTAAAAGAAGTAGTTATCGTAGCCGCCGTGCGCACGCCGATTGGCTCATTTGGCGGGGCACTGGCCTCCGTATCAGCCACGGAGTTGGGCGCAGTGGCCTTGAAAGGCGCGCTGGATAAGGCCGGCGTTGCGCCCGAGCTGGTGGAGCAGGTTATCATGGGCAACGTAATTTCGGCTAACCTGGGGCAGGCCCCAGCGCGGCAGGCGGCCAAGAAAGCCGGCCTGCCCAATACCGTAGAATGCACGACCGTGAATAAGGTCTGCGCCTCCGGCTCGAAGGCTATTATGTATGCTGCTCAGGCGATTATGCTAGGACAGGCCGAGATTATCCTGGCCGGTGGCATGGAAAGCATGAGCAACGTGCCCTACTATCTGGACAAAGCCCGCTTCGGAGCTAAGTATGGTAATGGCCAGATGATTGACGGCTTAGTGCGCGACGGCCTCTGGGACCCGTACCATGACTACGCGATGGGAAATGCGGCCGACGCTACGGCCGCGCACTACGGCATTACCCGCGAGGAGCAGGACGCTTTTGCCCGCCAGAGCTACGAGCGTAGCGCCGCCGCCGCGCAGGCCGGCAAAAAGAAGGAGGAAATTGTGCCTGTGACCGTGACGGTACGCGGCAAGGACACCGTGGTGAGCGACGATGAGGAATACACTAAAGTGCAGTTCGATAAGATGGCGGGCCTCAAGCCGGCTTTCACCAAAACGGGCACCGTGACGGCCGCCAACGCTTCCACCCTCAACGACGGGGCCGCCGCCGTGCTGCTGATGAGCCGCGAAAAAGCCGACGAGCTGGGCCTCAAGCCGATGGCCCGCATCCTGGGCTTCGCTGATGCCGAGCAAGCCCCGGAGTGGTTCACGACCACGCCTGCACTGGCCATCCCGAAGGCGCTTAAAAACGCGGGCATTGACGCGAAAGACGTTGATTTCTACGAGATTAACGAAGCTTTTTCGGTGGTTTCGCTGGTTAATAACAAGCTCCTGAACCTGGAAGGCAGCAAGGTGAACGTGTACGGCGGGGCCGTGAGCCTGGGCCACCCACTGGGCGCATCGGGCGCGCGCATCGTAACCACGCTGCTGAGCGTACTGGCGCAGGAAGGTGGAAAAATCGGCGTCACGGGCATCTGCAACGGCGGCGGCGGGGCTAGCTCCATTGTGCTGGAGAAATTGTAG
- a CDS encoding tetratricopeptide repeat protein, giving the protein MKVSLVAALLILLGASLPGWDWLVRVREHNAAQVQAAAAARHGQATEAALLFGRAGRLAGRGGPTPALLLNLAQAQAQAGQLAAARVTYGRLLAPSMPATVGTAARQQLAGLLAAQRQYSQAISLLRQALRLDPANAAARYNYELLSQYLAGQRPPALPPPSNSDPKSKPKDSSAKRDSTAKASGGERSPSASPTTGAGRPGEIADPAPPPPGGRAGAPQPGRAGQPDRQRPTPAPGTNAPGSGPGGSGPTRPVPTGVAGGSQRGLDVTGAGNAPGRSHRPGTDAATDTDLQLQTQRERLKAMDLTPAQAQQLLNTLRESEQQYLQQRPRPRQGNAPAPGQPTW; this is encoded by the coding sequence ATGAAAGTGAGCTTAGTAGCTGCGTTGCTGATACTGCTCGGGGCCAGCCTGCCGGGCTGGGACTGGCTCGTGCGGGTGCGCGAGCACAACGCGGCGCAGGTGCAAGCCGCCGCCGCCGCCCGGCACGGCCAAGCTACCGAGGCGGCGCTGCTGTTTGGCCGAGCCGGGCGGCTGGCGGGGCGGGGCGGCCCTACCCCCGCCCTACTGCTCAACCTAGCGCAGGCGCAGGCGCAGGCCGGACAGCTGGCCGCCGCCCGCGTTACGTACGGCCGCTTGCTCGCCCCGTCCATGCCGGCCACCGTGGGGACAGCGGCGCGGCAGCAGTTGGCTGGCTTGCTGGCGGCGCAGCGGCAGTATTCGCAGGCAATCAGCTTATTGCGCCAGGCCCTGCGGCTGGACCCTGCCAACGCAGCGGCCCGCTATAACTACGAGTTGCTGAGCCAGTATCTGGCGGGCCAGCGGCCCCCCGCTCTACCCCCTCCTAGCAACTCGGACCCTAAATCAAAGCCCAAAGATTCATCGGCGAAGCGTGACTCGACGGCTAAGGCCAGCGGCGGGGAGCGCAGCCCTAGCGCGTCGCCCACCACGGGGGCCGGCCGGCCGGGCGAGATAGCTGACCCTGCCCCCCCGCCGCCCGGCGGTCGGGCTGGCGCGCCGCAGCCCGGCCGCGCCGGCCAGCCCGACCGCCAGCGCCCTACCCCCGCGCCCGGCACCAACGCGCCCGGCAGTGGCCCCGGTGGGTCAGGACCGACCCGGCCCGTGCCCACCGGCGTGGCGGGCGGCTCGCAGCGCGGGCTCGACGTAACCGGCGCGGGTAATGCGCCCGGCCGCAGCCACCGCCCCGGTACCGATGCGGCCACCGATACCGACCTGCAGCTGCAAACCCAGCGCGAGCGCCTGAAGGCGATGGACCTCACGCCAGCCCAGGCCCAACAACTCCTCAATACCCTGCGCGAGAGCGAACAGCAGTACTTACAGCAGCGGCCGCGCCCCCGGCAAGGCAACGCCCCGGCCCCCGGTCAGCCTACTTGGTAG
- a CDS encoding VWA domain-containing protein, which yields MLTWAYPDFWPAALGLAMLGLLLTLYTQRTARLGRRLGVGARRLAWKLPVRLAAGLLLVLAWLGPALGVRQQAVRTAGQDVWLLVDVSRSMDAADVAPTRLLRAQAALRELAAAFPADRLGLLVFGAEAYVQCPLTYDQSALDLFLHTLSTKLTPPGPTTLRAPLELLLSQLETSTPAPGAPARATAAVVVSDGEDFGENLEPVLQALARTGARVFTVGVGTATGGPVPAPGGKKPLLDARGNPVVSRLREAPLLQVAAQTNGQYVALNNQENGLPALVARLRTLPPPDASQLANRTVAVADNRYRYPLGAALVLLLLDSLITVRVLRPEQ from the coding sequence ATGCTCACCTGGGCGTATCCTGATTTTTGGCCGGCGGCCCTGGGGCTGGCGATGCTGGGGCTACTGCTGACCCTCTACACGCAGCGCACGGCGCGGCTGGGGCGGCGGCTGGGCGTAGGGGCGCGCCGCCTGGCCTGGAAGCTGCCCGTGCGGCTGGCGGCGGGCCTGCTGCTGGTGCTGGCTTGGCTGGGGCCAGCGCTGGGCGTGCGGCAGCAGGCCGTGCGCACCGCCGGGCAAGACGTGTGGCTGCTGGTAGACGTATCGCGCTCGATGGACGCGGCCGACGTGGCCCCTACCCGCCTGCTGCGCGCCCAGGCCGCCCTGCGCGAGCTGGCTGCCGCTTTCCCGGCTGACCGCCTGGGCCTCCTCGTGTTCGGGGCCGAAGCTTACGTGCAGTGCCCGCTTACTTACGACCAGTCGGCCCTGGATTTGTTCCTGCATACGCTGAGTACCAAGCTTACTCCCCCCGGCCCCACCACCCTGCGCGCCCCGCTGGAACTGCTGCTGAGCCAGCTCGAAACCAGCACTCCCGCGCCCGGCGCGCCGGCTCGCGCCACGGCCGCTGTAGTGGTGAGCGACGGCGAGGACTTCGGCGAAAACCTAGAGCCGGTGTTGCAGGCGCTGGCCCGCACTGGGGCGCGGGTGTTTACGGTGGGGGTAGGCACGGCCACGGGCGGACCGGTGCCCGCGCCGGGCGGCAAAAAGCCCCTGCTCGATGCCCGCGGCAACCCCGTAGTGAGCCGCCTGCGCGAAGCCCCACTGCTGCAAGTAGCCGCCCAAACCAACGGCCAATACGTAGCCCTCAACAACCAGGAAAACGGCCTGCCCGCCCTCGTGGCCCGCCTGCGTACCCTCCCCCCGCCCGATGCCAGCCAGCTGGCGAATCGCACCGTGGCCGTGGCCGATAACCGCTACCGCTACCCCCTGGGCGCGGCCCTAGTGCTGCTACTTCTTGATAGCCTGATAACCGTACGCGTACTGCGCCCCGAGCAATGA
- the gyrB gene encoding DNA topoisomerase (ATP-hydrolyzing) subunit B → MSEVVEKKAPATEYSADSIQVLEGLEAVRKRPSMYIGDTGVKGLHHLVWEVVDNSIDEALAGHCDLIQVTINENNSVTVRDNGRGIPVDWHAKEGRSALEVVMTVLHAGGKFDKDSYKVSGGLHGVGVSCVNALSIDLKVNVRRKGHLYEQEYSIGAPLYPVKEIGDTDEHGTQVQFLPDPTIFTETVYRYATIAGRLRDLSFLNKGIRITLTDRRDVLTGDAAVGHANAEGFRYEEFYSTGGLRDFVQYLDGTERPSLLAEPIYVESEKGGVPVEVALQYNTSYQENVYSYVNNINTIEGGTHVAGFRSAVTRVLKNYGDKRQLFDKAKVDITGDDFREGLTAVISVKVMEPQFEGQTKTKLGNSEVSGAVNAAVGEILGQYLEENPGQANRIMDKVILAAKARIAARKAKDMVQRKNVLGSNSLPGKLADCSDSDPKVCELYLVEGDSAGGTAKAGRNRAFQAILPLRGKILNVEKAQEHKILENEEIKNMITALGVTFNERKSLAFGTDDEGNETGPLNFDKLRYHKVIIMTDADIDGSHIRTLILTFFFRYMRQLVDQGYIYIALPPLYLVKRGKEERYCWSEEERMAAQEEIGRGKPDTVHVQRYKGLGEMNAEQLWTTTMQPATRSLKRVTVDSAAEADHLFSMLMGDEVAPRRDFIEQNAKYAKLDV, encoded by the coding sequence ATGAGTGAAGTAGTAGAAAAGAAAGCCCCCGCCACCGAGTATTCGGCCGATAGCATTCAGGTACTGGAAGGGCTGGAAGCGGTGCGCAAGCGCCCCAGCATGTACATCGGCGACACGGGTGTCAAGGGCCTGCACCATTTGGTGTGGGAGGTCGTGGACAATTCCATTGACGAAGCCCTGGCCGGGCACTGCGACCTGATTCAGGTCACGATTAACGAAAATAACTCGGTTACCGTCCGCGACAACGGCCGCGGCATTCCCGTGGACTGGCACGCCAAGGAGGGCCGCTCGGCCCTGGAAGTGGTGATGACCGTGCTGCACGCCGGCGGCAAATTCGACAAAGACAGCTACAAGGTATCGGGCGGCCTGCACGGGGTAGGGGTGAGCTGCGTGAATGCGCTCAGCATCGACCTTAAGGTGAATGTGCGCCGCAAAGGCCACCTCTACGAGCAGGAATACAGCATCGGCGCGCCGCTCTACCCGGTGAAGGAAATCGGCGATACCGACGAGCACGGTACGCAGGTGCAGTTCTTGCCCGACCCCACCATTTTCACGGAGACGGTGTACCGCTACGCTACTATCGCGGGGCGTTTGCGCGACTTGTCGTTCCTCAACAAAGGCATCCGCATTACCCTTACCGACCGGCGCGACGTGCTGACCGGCGACGCGGCCGTGGGCCACGCCAACGCCGAGGGCTTCCGCTACGAGGAATTTTACTCGACCGGCGGCCTGCGCGACTTCGTGCAGTACCTCGATGGCACTGAGCGACCCTCGCTGCTCGCCGAGCCCATTTATGTGGAGAGTGAGAAGGGCGGCGTGCCCGTGGAAGTGGCGTTGCAGTATAACACCTCTTACCAGGAGAACGTCTATTCTTACGTTAATAATATTAATACTATTGAGGGCGGCACGCACGTGGCGGGCTTCCGCTCGGCGGTGACGCGGGTGCTGAAGAACTACGGCGACAAGCGGCAGCTCTTTGATAAGGCCAAGGTGGATATTACCGGCGACGACTTTCGCGAAGGCCTCACGGCCGTTATCTCGGTGAAGGTGATGGAGCCGCAGTTTGAGGGCCAGACCAAGACCAAGCTCGGTAACTCGGAGGTAAGCGGCGCGGTGAATGCCGCGGTGGGCGAAATTCTGGGCCAATACCTGGAAGAAAACCCCGGCCAGGCCAACAGAATTATGGACAAGGTGATACTGGCCGCCAAGGCCCGCATCGCCGCCCGCAAGGCTAAGGATATGGTGCAGCGCAAGAATGTGCTGGGCTCCAACTCCTTGCCCGGTAAGCTGGCCGACTGCTCCGACTCGGACCCGAAAGTGTGCGAGCTGTACTTGGTCGAAGGCGACTCGGCCGGCGGCACCGCCAAAGCGGGCCGCAATCGGGCGTTCCAGGCCATTCTGCCGTTGCGTGGCAAAATCCTGAACGTGGAGAAGGCGCAGGAGCACAAAATCCTGGAAAACGAGGAAATCAAGAACATGATTACCGCACTCGGCGTGACGTTCAACGAGCGTAAGTCGCTGGCGTTCGGCACTGATGATGAGGGCAACGAAACCGGCCCACTGAACTTCGACAAGCTGCGCTATCACAAGGTCATTATTATGACTGATGCGGATATCGACGGCTCGCACATTCGGACGCTGATTCTCACTTTCTTCTTCCGCTACATGCGGCAGCTCGTGGACCAAGGCTACATCTACATTGCCCTACCCCCCCTTTACCTGGTGAAGCGCGGCAAGGAGGAGCGCTACTGCTGGAGCGAGGAGGAGCGCATGGCGGCCCAGGAGGAAATCGGTCGCGGCAAGCCCGATACCGTGCATGTGCAGCGCTACAAGGGTCTCGGCGAAATGAACGCCGAGCAGCTCTGGACCACCACTATGCAGCCCGCTACCCGCTCGCTGAAGCGAGTCACCGTGGACTCGGCCGCCGAGGCCGACCACTTGTTCTCGATGCTGATGGGCGACGAGGTGGCCCCGCGCCGGGATTTTATCGAGCAGAACGCGAAGTACGCCAAGCTGGACGTCTAG
- a CDS encoding nucleoside deaminase, with amino-acid sequence MREAIRLSLEKMQAGGGGPFGAVVAKDGQIIARGFNQVTSTNDPTCHAEVDAIRKACQALGTHQLDGCDLYTSCEPCPMCLGAIYWARPARVFYANTKADAAAVGFDDQFIYDEIEKPLPQRRIPMQQLLRDEALVAFRAWQTHESKTAY; translated from the coding sequence ATGCGCGAGGCTATCCGGCTATCATTAGAAAAAATGCAGGCTGGCGGCGGCGGCCCGTTCGGGGCCGTTGTGGCGAAGGACGGGCAGATTATCGCCCGCGGCTTCAACCAGGTTACCAGCACCAACGACCCTACCTGCCACGCCGAGGTAGACGCCATTCGCAAGGCGTGCCAGGCGCTGGGCACCCACCAGCTCGACGGCTGCGACCTCTACACCAGCTGCGAACCTTGCCCGATGTGCCTCGGGGCCATCTACTGGGCCAGGCCGGCGCGCGTCTTCTACGCCAATACTAAGGCCGACGCGGCCGCCGTAGGCTTCGACGACCAGTTTATTTACGACGAAATAGAGAAGCCCCTACCCCAGCGCCGCATCCCGATGCAGCAGCTATTGCGCGACGAGGCGCTAGTGGCTTTTAGGGCATGGCAAACGCACGAGAGCAAAACAGCCTATTGA
- a CDS encoding sugar phosphate isomerase/epimerase family protein, which produces MLTRRKFLAATGLLAAGWAAGQRVAQAARVRDIGLQLYTVRTEMLQDAKGTLARVAQLGYKEIESASSAKGHYYGLSAKEIKQVTRDLGLTLRSGHVQIDEHWARTIDEAAEAGQQYLICSTMPSTGQTASNYERVADVFNKSAEACRKAGLLFGYHNHEYEFEQENGQIFYDILLAKTDPTLVHMELDLGWVVAAGQDPLRYFERYPGRFPLWHLKDVKPDKAVSTELGTGRVPVVPLLQHAQQAGLKYFFVEQEDYQTSALDSARRDIEYLRQLTY; this is translated from the coding sequence ATGCTGACTCGCAGAAAATTTTTGGCTGCTACTGGCCTGCTCGCCGCGGGCTGGGCGGCCGGGCAACGAGTAGCGCAGGCCGCCCGCGTGCGCGACATTGGCCTGCAGCTCTACACGGTGCGGACCGAGATGCTGCAAGATGCTAAAGGCACGCTGGCCCGCGTGGCCCAGTTGGGCTATAAGGAGATAGAGTCGGCCAGCAGCGCCAAGGGCCACTACTACGGTCTGAGCGCCAAAGAGATAAAGCAGGTGACCCGCGACTTGGGCCTGACGCTACGCAGCGGCCACGTGCAGATAGACGAGCACTGGGCGCGCACCATAGACGAGGCCGCCGAAGCTGGGCAGCAGTACCTCATCTGCTCAACCATGCCCAGCACCGGCCAAACGGCCAGCAACTACGAGCGGGTCGCCGACGTGTTCAATAAGTCGGCTGAAGCCTGCCGCAAAGCGGGCCTGCTTTTCGGCTATCACAACCACGAGTATGAGTTCGAGCAGGAGAATGGACAGATTTTTTATGATATTTTATTAGCAAAAACTGACCCTACGCTCGTGCATATGGAGCTGGATTTGGGCTGGGTGGTAGCGGCCGGTCAAGACCCTTTGCGCTATTTCGAGCGCTACCCCGGTCGGTTTCCGCTCTGGCACCTCAAGGACGTGAAGCCTGATAAAGCCGTGAGCACCGAGCTGGGCACCGGCCGCGTGCCGGTGGTGCCGCTGCTGCAACACGCTCAGCAGGCGGGCCTAAAGTACTTTTTTGTAGAGCAGGAAGACTACCAAACCTCGGCCCTGGATAGTGCCCGGCGCGACATCGAGTACCTGCGCCAGCTTACCTACTAG
- a CDS encoding gluconate 2-dehydrogenase subunit 3 family protein, translated as MNRRLVIKNLTWLAGTAALLPGCLSQTEREQPASMPLKHVALNARDENLLTEVCETLLPRTNTPGAKDLHIPRYVLKMLDDCTPPKDQQTFVGGLKQFDDVARKQLGQAFGASSAAQRTGLLQRLDQQPKGFPDEVVAFYRAARQLTIDGYKGSQFFMTKEVVYELVPSRYNGYFPVSQLNLAVPRHGQS; from the coding sequence ATGAATCGGCGATTAGTTATTAAGAACCTGACTTGGCTGGCCGGCACGGCCGCGCTGCTGCCTGGCTGCCTCTCGCAAACCGAGCGCGAGCAGCCTGCCTCCATGCCGCTCAAGCACGTGGCCTTGAACGCCCGCGACGAAAACCTGCTCACGGAGGTGTGCGAAACCCTGCTACCCCGCACCAACACGCCGGGGGCCAAGGACCTGCATATACCCCGCTACGTGCTCAAGATGCTCGACGACTGCACGCCGCCTAAGGACCAGCAGACGTTTGTGGGCGGGCTAAAGCAATTTGACGACGTGGCCCGCAAGCAGTTGGGGCAGGCGTTTGGGGCCAGTAGCGCAGCGCAGCGGACGGGGCTTTTGCAACGCCTTGACCAGCAGCCCAAAGGCTTTCCCGATGAAGTGGTGGCGTTCTACCGCGCCGCCCGGCAGCTGACTATTGACGGCTACAAAGGCAGCCAGTTTTTTATGACTAAAGAAGTAGTGTACGAGCTGGTACCCAGCCGCTATAACGGGTATTTTCCCGTGAGCCAGCTAAATTTAGCCGTTCCCCGTCATGGCCAATCTTAA